A DNA window from Daucus carota subsp. sativus chromosome 3, DH1 v3.0, whole genome shotgun sequence contains the following coding sequences:
- the LOC108211060 gene encoding patatin-like protein 1 isoform X2 encodes MKRTGFLVLTLLISFATTLECANKPLTTQTTQGRTVTVLSIDGGGIRGIIPGTILAFLESKLQELDGPDARVADYFDVISGTSTGGLVTAMLAAPDKDNKPLFAASDVNKFYFEHGPKIFPQDNASATGPKYDGKYLRSIIRELLGNMTTNRTLTDVIIPTFDIKLLQPIIFSTSDARVKFSKNALLADVCISTSAAPTILPAHYFETTYEDGTTRSFNLIDGGVAANNPTQVALTQIFNEILKGNFEFIDIKPMDTTKMLVLSLGTGAAKLEAKYNASMVAQWSPINWIFDKGATPLIDVYSASSADMVDIQVSSLFQSLGAEKNYLRIQDDNLIGNTTSADIATTTNMEALADIGNKLLEKSVARVNIDTGAFEPVVGEGTNSDALTRFAKLLSDERKIRIAN; translated from the exons ATGAAGAGAACAGGATTTTTAGTACTAACGTTGCTAATTTCATTTGCAACAACTCTCGAATGTGCAAATAAACCACTGACTACTCAAACAACACAAGGAAGGACCGTGACAGTGCTGAGCATCGATGGAGGGGGCATCAGAGGCATCATCCCTGGCACCATTCTCGCCTTTCTCGAGTCCAAGCTTCag GAACTGGATGGACCGGATGCAAGAGTTGCAGACTACTTCGATGTGATATCTGGAACAAGCACAGGTGGCCTGGTCACTGCAATGCTTGCGGCTCCTGATAAAGATAACAAGCCTCTCTTCGCTGCCAGCGACgttaacaaattttattttgagcATGGACCCAAAATCTTCCCACAGGACAA TGCCTCAGCTACAGGGCCAAAGTACGACGGAAAGTACCTAAGATCCATCATAAGGGAATTATTAGGCAACATGACCACGAACCGGACCCTTACTGATGTGATCATTCCAACTTTCGACATCAAACTTCTTCAACCAATAATATTCTCTACAAGTGAT GCCAGAGTAAAATTTTCAAAGAATGCATTACTGGCGGATGTCTGCATATCCACTTCTGCAGCTCCCACGATTTTACCAGCACACTACTTTGAGACCACATATGAAGATGGGACGACACGTAGCTTCAATCTTATCGATGGTGGAGTCGCTGCAAACAATCCA ACTCAAGTGGCGTTAACACAAATTTTCAATGAAATATTGAAAGGAAACTTTGAGTTTATTGACATTAAGCCCATGGACACTACAAAGATGTTAGTCCTTTCACTAGGCACTGGCGCAGCCAAGCTCGAGGCCAAGTACAATGCAAGCATGGTTGCTCAATGGAGTCCGATCAACTGGATTTTTGACAAGGGTGCCACGCCTTTGATCGATGTCTATAGCGCTTCAAGCGCTGATATGGTCGATATTCAAGTTTCTTCACTATTTCAATCCCTGGGAGCTGAGAAAAATTATTTGCGTATTCAGGATGATAATCTTATAGGGAATACAACTTCAGCTGATATAGCAACCACAACAAATATGGAGGCACTTGCTGATATAGGAAATAAGCTGCTGGAGAAGTCAGTAGCCAGAGTGAATATTGATACCGGAGCGTTTGAGCCTGTGGTCGGAGAAGGTACTAATTCTGATGCACTCACTCGCTTTGCCAAGCTACTTTCTGATGAAAGGAAGATCCGCATAGCTAATTAG
- the LOC108211060 gene encoding patatin-like protein 2 isoform X3: MKRTGFLVLTLLISFATTLECANKPLTTQTTQGRTVTVLSIDGGGIRGIIPGTILAFLESKLQELDGPNARIAQYFDLISGTSTGGLVTAILTAPDEDNQPLFAAKDINKFYFEHGPKIFALDNASAMGPKYDGKYLRLIIRELLGNITMNQTLTDVIIPTFDIKLLQPIMFSTSDAKARSSKNALLADVCVATTAAPTGFPAHYFETKYEDGKTRNFNLIDGGVAATNPTQVAITHIFNKILKGKFTKLLVVSLGAGKAKFQEKYNASVVSQWSPINWIFDKGATPLIDVYSAASTDMVDIEVSSLFEALGAEKNYLRIQDDNLIGNTSSTDLATTANMEALANIGNKLLEKSVARVNIETGAFEPVAGQGTNSDALIRFSKLLSDEKKIRLAN; encoded by the exons ATGAAGAGAACAGGATTTTTAGTACTAACGTTGCTAATTTCATTTGCAACAACTCTCGAATGTGCAAATAAACCACTGACTACTCAAACAACACAAGGAAGGACCGTGACAGTGCTGAGCATCGATGGAGGGGGCATCAGAGGCATCATCCCTGGCACCATTCTCGCCTTTCTCGAGTCCAAGCTTCag GAGTTGGATGGACCAAATGCAAGAATAGCACAATACTTTGATTTGATATCTGGAACAAGCACAGGCGGCCTAGTCACAGCAATTCTCACAGCTCCTGATGAAGACAACCAACCTCTCTTTGCTGCCAAAGACATTAACAAATTCTATTTTGAGCATGGACCCAAAATTTTCGCACTCGACAA TGCATCCGCCATGGGGCCAAAGTACGACGGCAAGTACCTAAGATTGATAATAAGGGAATTATTAGGCAACATTACCATGAACCAGACACTTACCGATGTGATCATACCAACTTTTGACATCAAACTCCTTCAACCAATAATGTTTTCTACAAGTGAT GCAAAAGCAAGATCTTCAAAGAATGCATTACTAGCCGATGTCTGTGTAGCCACAACGGCAGCTCCTACTGGTTTTCCAGCACACTACTTTGAGACTAAATATGAAGATGGGAAGACACGCAATTTCAATCTCATAGATGGCGGAGTTGCTGCTACCAATCCG ACTCAGGTGGCCATAACACACATTTTCAACAAAATACTAAAAGGGAAATTTACAAAGTTATTAGTGGTATCTCTTGGAGCTGGTAAAGCTAAGTTTCAGGAGAAGTACAATGCAAGCGTGGTTTCTCAGTGGAGTCCGATCAATTGGATTTTTGACAAGGGTGCCACGCCTTTAATCGACGTTTATAGTGCTGCAAGCACTGATATGGTTGACATTGAAGTTTCTTCACTATTTGAAGCCCTTGGAGCTGAGAAGAATTATCTGCGTATTCAGGATGATAATCTTATCGGGAATACAAGTTCGACTGATCTGGCCACCACAGCAAATATGGAGGCGCTAGCTAACATAGGAAACAAGCTATTGGAGAAGTCAGTAGCCAGGGTGAATATAGAAACAGGAGCCTTTGAGCCCGTGGCTGGGCAAGGTACCAATTCTGATGCTCTAATTCGTTTTTCCAAACTACTTTCCGATGAAAAGAAGATCCGGCTAGCTAACTAG
- the LOC108211060 gene encoding patatin-like protein 1 isoform X1 — MKATGFLVLALLLALASAHECATKPPAVRTTKGNTVTVLSIDGGGIRGIIPGTILAFLESKLQELDGPDARVADYFDVISGTSTGGLVTAMLAAPDKDNKPLFAASDVNKFYFEHGPKIFPQDNASATGPKYDGKYLRSIIRELLGNMTTNRTLTDVIIPTFDIKLLQPIIFSTSDARVKFSKNALLADVCISTSAAPTILPAHYFETTYEDGTTRSFNLIDGGVAANNPTQVALTQIFNEILKGNFEFIDIKPMDTTKMLVLSLGTGAAKLEAKYNASMVAQWSPINWIFDKGATPLIDVYSASSADMVDIQVSSLFQSLGAEKNYLRIQDDNLIGNTTSADIATTTNMEALADIGNKLLEKSVARVNIDTGAFEPVVGEGTNSDALTRFAKLLSDERKIRIAN; from the exons ATGAAGGCCACAGGATTTTTGGTATTGGCATTACTGCTTGCATTAGCAAGTGCTCATGAATGTGCAACTAAACCACCTGCTGTTCGAACAACAAAAGGGAACACCGTCACTGTTCTGAGTATCGACGGAGGTGGCATCAGAGGCATCATCCCTGGAACCATTCTCGCCTTTCTCGAGTCCAAGCTTCAG GAACTGGATGGACCGGATGCAAGAGTTGCAGACTACTTCGATGTGATATCTGGAACAAGCACAGGTGGCCTGGTCACTGCAATGCTTGCGGCTCCTGATAAAGATAACAAGCCTCTCTTCGCTGCCAGCGACgttaacaaattttattttgagcATGGACCCAAAATCTTCCCACAGGACAA TGCCTCAGCTACAGGGCCAAAGTACGACGGAAAGTACCTAAGATCCATCATAAGGGAATTATTAGGCAACATGACCACGAACCGGACCCTTACTGATGTGATCATTCCAACTTTCGACATCAAACTTCTTCAACCAATAATATTCTCTACAAGTGAT GCCAGAGTAAAATTTTCAAAGAATGCATTACTGGCGGATGTCTGCATATCCACTTCTGCAGCTCCCACGATTTTACCAGCACACTACTTTGAGACCACATATGAAGATGGGACGACACGTAGCTTCAATCTTATCGATGGTGGAGTCGCTGCAAACAATCCA ACTCAAGTGGCGTTAACACAAATTTTCAATGAAATATTGAAAGGAAACTTTGAGTTTATTGACATTAAGCCCATGGACACTACAAAGATGTTAGTCCTTTCACTAGGCACTGGCGCAGCCAAGCTCGAGGCCAAGTACAATGCAAGCATGGTTGCTCAATGGAGTCCGATCAACTGGATTTTTGACAAGGGTGCCACGCCTTTGATCGATGTCTATAGCGCTTCAAGCGCTGATATGGTCGATATTCAAGTTTCTTCACTATTTCAATCCCTGGGAGCTGAGAAAAATTATTTGCGTATTCAGGATGATAATCTTATAGGGAATACAACTTCAGCTGATATAGCAACCACAACAAATATGGAGGCACTTGCTGATATAGGAAATAAGCTGCTGGAGAAGTCAGTAGCCAGAGTGAATATTGATACCGGAGCGTTTGAGCCTGTGGTCGGAGAAGGTACTAATTCTGATGCACTCACTCGCTTTGCCAAGCTACTTTCTGATGAAAGGAAGATCCGCATAGCTAATTAG
- the LOC108211961 gene encoding patatin-like protein 1, whose amino-acid sequence MALLRPIATALHCANKPTSHQTTKGKIVTVLSIDGGGIRGIIPGTILAFLESKLQELDGPNARIADYFDVISGTSTGGLVTAMLAAPDKDNKPLFAAKDINKFYFEHGPKIFPQDSASATGPKYDGKYLRSIIKDLLDTKTMNQTLSDVIIPTFDIKLIQPMVFSTSDAKIKTSKNALLADVCVATSAAPTFLPAHYFETKHEDGKTRSFNLIDGGVAANNPTQVAITHIFNQIVKGHFDTVDIKPMDTTKILVVSLGTGTAKFEAKYNATMVAEWSPINWIFDKGATPLIDVYSASSTDMVDIQVSSMFQALGAEKNYLRIQDDNLTGTTTSVDGATTTNMEALADIGSKLLEKSVARVNVDTGAFEPVVGEGTNSDALTRFAKLLSDERKIRIAK is encoded by the exons ATGGCATTGTTACGCCCAATAGCAACTGCTCTTCACTGTGCAAATAAACCAACTAGTCATCAAACAACAAAAGGTAAGATCGTAACTGTACTCAGCATCGATGGAGGGGGCATCAGAGGCATCATTCCTGGAACCATTCTCGCCTTTCTCGAATCCAAGCTTCAG GAACTGGACGGGCCAAATGCAAGGATAGCAGACTACTTTGATGTGATATCTGGCACAAGCACAGGTGGCCTGGTCACTGCAATGCTCGCAGCTCCTGATAAAGATAACAAGCCTCTCTTTGCTGCCAAAGACatcaacaaattttattttgaacatGGACCCAAAATATTCCCACAGGACAG TGCCTCCGCGACTGGGCCAAAGTATGATGGAAAGTACCTGAGATCGATAATAAAGGATTTATTAGACACCAAGACCATGAACCAGACTCTTTCAGATGTGATCATTCCGACTTTTGACATTAAACTGATTCAACCTATGGTGTTTTCTACAAGTGAT GCGAAAATAAAAACATCAAAGAATGCATTACTAGCAGATGTTTGTGTGGCCACTTCTGCAGCTCCTACCTTTTTACCAGCACACTACTTTGAGACTAAACATGAAGATGGGAAGACACGGAGCTTCAATCTCATTGACGGTGGAGTTGCTGCAAACAATCCC ACTCAGGTGGCTATAACCCATATTTTCAACCAAATTGTGAAAGGACACTTTGATACTGTGGATATCAAACCAATGGACACTACGAAAATTCTAGTTGTATCACTTGGAACCGGTACAGCTAAGTTTGAGGCGAAGTACAATGCCACCATGGTTGCTGAATGGAGTCCGATCAATTGGATTTTTGATAAGGGAGCTACCCCTTTGATCGATGTTTACAGTGCTTCAAGCACTGACATGGTCGACATTCAAGTTTCATCAATGTTTCAAGCCCTTGGAGCTGAGAAAAATTATCTGCGTATTCAGGATGATAATCTTACAGGGACTACAACATCAGTTGATGGAGCAACCACAACAAATATGGAGGCGCTCGCTGACATAGGAAGTAAGCTGCTGGAGAAGTCAGTAGCCAGGGTGAATGTCGATACAGGGGCATTTGAGCCTGTGGTCGGAGAAGGTACTAATTCTGATGCTCTCACTCGCTTTGCCAAGTTGCTTTCTGATGAAAGGAAGATCCGCATAGCTAAATAG